One window from the genome of Rhizobium sp. Pop5 encodes:
- a CDS encoding amino acid ABC transporter ATP-binding protein, with protein MNAVLKVRELTKTFGSTKVLDGISFDMSEGEVISLIGSSGCGKSTALRCINFLETPTSGRIECMGQSVCVVNDERGRSQIVNARDIRNLRRQIGMVFQNFNLWPHLNVLSNVTEALVWVLKLAKKDAEEVALSALSKVGMASFRDRYPQQLSGGQQQRVAIARVLAMRPKLMLCDEPTSALDPELVGEVLKVIRALAESGATILLVTHEMRFARDVSNRMIFLQNGRLEQDDEPKELFRNPATEGVKRFLSTVMAANA; from the coding sequence ATGAACGCAGTTCTAAAGGTTCGAGAACTCACCAAGACGTTTGGATCGACGAAGGTACTCGATGGTATCAGCTTCGACATGAGCGAAGGTGAGGTCATTTCCCTGATCGGGTCGTCCGGATGTGGGAAAAGCACCGCCCTTCGCTGCATCAACTTTCTGGAGACGCCGACATCAGGTCGGATCGAGTGCATGGGTCAGTCGGTCTGCGTTGTCAATGACGAGCGCGGCAGGAGCCAGATTGTCAACGCTCGCGATATCAGGAACCTTCGCAGGCAGATTGGCATGGTGTTCCAGAACTTCAATCTCTGGCCTCACCTGAACGTCCTGTCTAACGTGACCGAGGCACTCGTTTGGGTGCTGAAACTCGCGAAGAAAGACGCTGAAGAGGTCGCGCTCTCGGCCTTGTCGAAAGTCGGCATGGCGAGTTTCCGCGATCGCTACCCGCAACAGCTTTCGGGCGGGCAGCAACAACGCGTCGCGATCGCACGTGTTCTGGCGATGAGACCAAAACTGATGCTGTGCGATGAGCCGACATCTGCACTGGACCCCGAGCTCGTGGGTGAAGTGCTGAAAGTCATAAGGGCGCTGGCGGAATCGGGGGCTACGATCCTCCTCGTCACGCATGAAATGCGGTTCGCACGCGATGTGTCGAACCGGATGATATTCCTGCAAAACGGCCGCCTTGAGCAGGATGACGAGCCGAAGGAACTGTTTCGAAATCCCGCAACGGAAGGGGTGAAGCGTTTTCTATCGACAGTGATGGCAGCCAACGCCTGA
- a CDS encoding aspartate aminotransferase family protein: MTNIAEIADMDRRTVLHPFTYLKNYAAGETDPTIVETGKGVRIRDASGREYLDGFAGLYCVNVGYGRTEVAEAIARQAYKLAYYHSYAAHTTEELARLSDRLVRMAPGKMSKVFYGLSGSDANETQAKIVWYYNNLRGKAQKKKIISRERGYHGCSVVSGSMTGLSFYHDHMDLPVSGILRTGVPHFYRGAMPGETEEAFSQRRADELEALVLAEGPDTVGAFIAEPVLGTGGITPPPAGYWPKIQAVLKKYDVLLIADEVVCGFGRTGAMFGSDLYGMDPDLITVAKGLTSAYVPLSAAIVSQKVYEVMEEATPRVGSFSHGYTYSGHPIGAAAANAVLDIIERENLAGQSATKGAYLMQRLKAEFEQNPIVGEVRGVGMLAAIEFVSDRGSRASFDPGLKVGARISQAARNRNLIARAMPHGDILGFAPPLVMTEAEIDEMVAIARAAVDEVLRELDSQGLVAG; the protein is encoded by the coding sequence ATGACCAATATTGCTGAAATTGCTGACATGGACCGCAGGACCGTCCTGCATCCGTTCACTTACCTTAAGAATTACGCTGCCGGAGAGACCGATCCCACCATCGTCGAGACTGGAAAAGGCGTTCGTATCCGCGATGCATCCGGCCGAGAATATCTGGACGGCTTTGCGGGCCTCTATTGCGTGAATGTCGGCTATGGCCGCACCGAAGTCGCCGAAGCGATCGCTCGGCAGGCTTACAAGCTTGCCTATTACCACTCTTACGCAGCACACACGACTGAGGAGCTCGCACGACTTTCGGATCGCCTGGTGCGAATGGCCCCAGGCAAAATGTCGAAGGTCTTTTACGGACTGTCCGGTTCCGACGCGAATGAGACGCAGGCGAAGATCGTCTGGTATTACAACAATCTGCGCGGGAAAGCGCAAAAGAAGAAGATCATCTCGCGTGAGCGCGGCTATCATGGATGTTCAGTGGTTTCCGGCTCCATGACAGGCTTGAGCTTTTACCACGATCATATGGATCTGCCGGTTTCGGGGATTCTGCGCACCGGCGTCCCACATTTCTATCGCGGTGCGATGCCTGGCGAGACCGAAGAAGCCTTTTCACAGCGCCGCGCTGATGAATTGGAAGCGCTTGTTCTCGCCGAAGGGCCGGACACTGTCGGCGCCTTCATAGCGGAGCCGGTCCTTGGAACGGGAGGCATTACACCGCCGCCGGCAGGATACTGGCCGAAGATCCAAGCTGTGCTGAAGAAGTACGACGTGCTGCTGATTGCCGACGAGGTGGTCTGCGGGTTTGGCCGCACCGGTGCCATGTTCGGTTCGGACCTCTACGGTATGGATCCCGATCTGATCACCGTCGCCAAGGGCTTGACGTCAGCCTATGTGCCGCTGTCGGCGGCCATCGTTTCGCAAAAAGTCTACGAGGTCATGGAGGAGGCAACGCCGCGTGTGGGCTCGTTCTCACATGGCTACACCTACTCCGGTCATCCGATCGGCGCCGCGGCCGCGAACGCGGTTCTTGATATCATCGAGCGCGAAAACCTTGCCGGCCAGTCCGCGACGAAAGGCGCTTATCTTATGCAACGGCTGAAGGCGGAGTTCGAGCAAAATCCGATCGTCGGGGAGGTTCGTGGTGTCGGCATGCTTGCAGCCATCGAGTTCGTTTCCGATCGCGGTAGCCGGGCTTCGTTCGATCCCGGCCTGAAGGTCGGCGCGCGCATCTCCCAAGCCGCGCGAAATCGCAACCTCATTGCCCGCGCGATGCCGCATGGGGACATTCTGGGCTTTGCACCGCCACTTGTGATGACGGAAGCGGAAATCGACGAAATGGTAGCGATCGCAAGGGCTGCCGTTGACGAGGTGTTGCGGGAGCTGGACTCTCAAGGACTGGTGGCGGGATAA
- a CDS encoding Lrp/AsnC family transcriptional regulator produces the protein MQLDRLDARLLSLVQVHNRHSSEELGAMVGLSATAVQRRLKRLREAGVIEAEIAVVKPKSVGRPIAMLVLVTLERERADIVDRFKQSIRQTPEVMNGYYVTGDADFVLIVTAESMEDYEVFTRKFFYENPDIKGFKTMVVMDRVKTGFSVPIDFDHFS, from the coding sequence ATGCAGCTCGATCGGCTAGATGCTCGTCTTCTCAGTCTCGTGCAGGTCCATAACAGACACAGCAGCGAGGAACTCGGTGCGATGGTCGGTCTTTCGGCCACTGCGGTGCAGCGCCGCCTCAAGCGGCTTCGTGAGGCGGGCGTGATTGAGGCTGAGATTGCGGTTGTGAAGCCCAAATCTGTCGGCCGGCCGATCGCAATGCTTGTACTGGTCACGCTCGAGCGCGAAAGAGCCGACATCGTTGACCGGTTCAAGCAATCGATACGGCAGACGCCGGAAGTGATGAACGGCTACTATGTAACAGGCGATGCGGATTTCGTCCTGATTGTCACTGCCGAGAGCATGGAAGACTACGAGGTCTTTACCCGCAAGTTCTTCTATGAAAATCCCGATATCAAGGGCTTCAAGACAATGGTGGTCATGGACCGCGTCAAGACAGGCTTTTCAGTGCCGATCGACTTTGATCACTTCTCCTGA